A window from Candidatus Nitrospira neomarina encodes these proteins:
- a CDS encoding ABC transporter permease: protein MNRMPSSFIVMSLLVMVFLYLPVFILIGLSFNASTMGVAWKGFTFQWYEKLAMDQAILEATVNSVVIALLSTGMALILGVGTAIGLETRQGPEKSWVNMILVLPLVIPEILLGVALLMVFVLCQVHLGFGTIIIGHMVFNLPLTIVIVRARLRKLDPAWEDAARDLGATSWEVLTRITLPLLRPAIWGAGLLGFTVSLDDFVVTFFVSGPGSTTLPLKVFSMIRTGMTPEINALSAVMVVVSMLCVGLSWFVQQRSTPASAESSYR from the coding sequence ATGAATCGGATGCCGTCCAGCTTCATTGTGATGAGCCTGCTGGTCATGGTGTTTTTATATTTGCCGGTGTTCATTCTGATCGGACTATCCTTTAACGCCTCCACGATGGGAGTAGCGTGGAAAGGGTTCACGTTTCAGTGGTATGAAAAGCTGGCGATGGACCAGGCGATTCTCGAGGCCACGGTCAATAGTGTGGTCATTGCCTTGCTCTCAACCGGTATGGCGCTCATCCTTGGAGTGGGGACCGCCATTGGTCTGGAAACCCGTCAAGGACCGGAAAAATCCTGGGTCAATATGATCCTGGTATTGCCCCTGGTCATACCGGAAATTTTATTGGGTGTGGCCTTATTGATGGTGTTTGTCTTGTGTCAGGTTCACTTGGGGTTTGGTACCATTATTATCGGACACATGGTCTTTAATCTCCCATTGACCATCGTCATCGTCAGGGCACGACTCCGTAAGCTGGACCCTGCCTGGGAAGACGCGGCACGTGATTTGGGTGCCACCTCATGGGAGGTGCTCACCCGGATTACGCTTCCCTTATTACGCCCGGCCATCTGGGGGGCAGGCCTATTGGGCTTTACCGTATCTTTGGATGACTTTGTGGTGACATTCTTTGTGTCCGGTCCCGGGTCGACGACGTTACCACTCAAAGTGTTTTCGATGATCAGAACAGGGATGACCCCGGAGATTAATGCCTTGTCGGCGGTCATGGTGGTGGTCTCCATGCTGTGCGTGGGGTTGTCCTGGTTTGTTCAGCAGCGGTCCACACCGGCCTCGGCTGAATCTTCGTATCGATGA
- a CDS encoding OmpA family protein, with translation MASSEDENSFDPNRRMSQANGSVEGSGKNGGWVNGVKASQHPNGSDSQDRVNGADPNSNPETIRGAERTLGQGGSSYGHQYPGVNGSGPKHGSVSGFENGMASSQNPDPEAWANAYLGNGKNSRDFYGDPSKSAALNDGSSQAGVNPATWGETYKKEHGGPSPEYVDPDSNIVNGRSHPGRASVGIGRADTNGSIIESNFSGSVGIQHGQVQDIYFAFDSWNISSSAAKYLEEGAQWLQANPGKALTIEGHCDQRGTQDYNLVLGQKRADAAREYLVNLGVQPDRIKIVSYGKERPFCQNDSEDCFQENRRNHMVVRVN, from the coding sequence ATGGCTTCAAGTGAAGATGAAAATTCATTCGATCCCAATAGAAGGATGAGTCAGGCCAACGGATCAGTTGAGGGGAGTGGAAAAAACGGTGGATGGGTTAATGGAGTCAAGGCTTCTCAGCATCCAAATGGGTCCGATTCTCAAGACAGAGTCAATGGGGCAGATCCAAATTCGAATCCAGAAACCATTCGGGGAGCGGAACGAACATTGGGACAAGGTGGTTCAAGCTATGGACACCAATACCCTGGCGTGAATGGATCTGGTCCTAAACATGGATCTGTGTCTGGATTTGAAAATGGAATGGCGTCCAGTCAAAATCCTGATCCAGAAGCTTGGGCAAATGCCTATTTGGGAAACGGCAAGAATAGCCGGGATTTTTATGGTGATCCGTCAAAGTCCGCGGCTCTCAATGATGGCTCTTCTCAAGCAGGAGTAAATCCTGCGACCTGGGGTGAAACATATAAGAAGGAACATGGCGGACCTTCTCCGGAGTATGTCGATCCTGACTCAAACATTGTCAATGGCCGTAGTCACCCAGGGCGGGCTTCAGTGGGAATAGGGAGAGCCGATACGAATGGCTCGATAATTGAGTCGAATTTTAGTGGTTCCGTGGGGATCCAACATGGGCAGGTCCAGGATATTTACTTTGCCTTCGACAGTTGGAATATTTCCAGTAGCGCCGCCAAGTATCTTGAAGAAGGAGCGCAATGGTTACAAGCGAATCCTGGAAAGGCCTTGACGATTGAGGGTCACTGTGACCAAAGGGGGACACAGGATTATAATCTGGTGCTTGGTCAAAAGCGGGCCGATGCAGCACGGGAGTATTTAGTGAATCTGGGTGTGCAACCGGACCGGATAAAGATTGTTTCCTACGGCAAAGAGCGACCGTTTTGTCAAAACGACAGTGAAGATTGTTTTCAGGAGAATCGGCGGAATCATATGGTTGTTCGAGTCAATTAA
- a CDS encoding dienelactone hydrolase family protein, translating to MTQRTTPYDIEQIGYTLVRFNSTGIFETHKDHMVDPYADTRPPKGPQVEGIQFAPQEANKILPAMVLLHDRYGLTSHIQELAKGLSCQGYVVLVPNLYVRQGGMVTANAEVADALMERVNEQQALQDINASFEFLNANLTEDSLLERTTRNAHAVIGFGMGGTLAIKTAAHRRRLQAAVAICGTLPTDLQLAQRLYCPLLLQTPGQSDLNSAEERDQFCQMAKEAGKKIEVRSYPEASDEFWQSSTPSYRASDMEEALQTSIDFINAIINKTI from the coding sequence ATGACCCAACGCACCACCCCCTATGACATTGAACAAATTGGATATACCCTTGTGCGATTCAATAGTACAGGAATATTTGAAACGCACAAAGACCACATGGTAGATCCCTATGCCGATACACGACCCCCTAAAGGTCCGCAGGTGGAGGGCATTCAATTCGCCCCACAAGAGGCTAACAAAATTTTACCGGCTATGGTCCTCCTGCATGACCGCTATGGACTCACCTCCCACATTCAGGAATTAGCGAAAGGTCTCTCCTGTCAAGGGTATGTCGTCTTAGTTCCCAATTTGTATGTGAGACAAGGTGGGATGGTGACGGCCAATGCTGAAGTGGCCGATGCCTTAATGGAGCGAGTCAATGAACAACAAGCCTTGCAGGATATCAACGCCAGCTTTGAATTTCTCAACGCCAACCTCACAGAAGATTCCTTATTGGAAAGAACCACCCGCAACGCCCATGCAGTGATCGGTTTTGGCATGGGGGGAACCCTGGCAATAAAAACTGCGGCGCATCGGCGTCGCCTCCAGGCCGCAGTGGCAATCTGTGGAACTCTGCCTACCGATCTTCAATTGGCTCAACGCTTGTATTGCCCTCTCTTACTCCAGACACCAGGACAAAGTGATCTCAATTCGGCAGAAGAACGTGACCAGTTTTGCCAAATGGCCAAAGAAGCTGGAAAAAAGATCGAAGTTCGATCTTATCCTGAAGCCTCTGATGAATTCTGGCAAAGTAGCACTCCGAGCTACCGGGCATCAGATATGGAAGAAGCCTTGCAGACCTCAATAGACTTCATCAATGCGATCATCAACAAAACGATATAA
- a CDS encoding ATP-dependent Clp protease adaptor ClpS, which yields MLDLIVCGIVKDPETLEITDLGTGKDFEAEVVVYNCDCHTYQQVVSLFCQVIPGMTPKKAFELAWQIDHHGSAIVFQGDIKNADVIGKQLAAGGLRVEVRY from the coding sequence ATGCTTGATCTTATTGTGTGTGGGATCGTAAAAGATCCCGAAACCCTAGAAATCACCGACCTAGGAACCGGAAAAGATTTCGAAGCCGAAGTCGTGGTCTACAATTGTGATTGTCATACCTACCAACAAGTCGTCAGTCTTTTTTGCCAAGTGATTCCCGGGATGACCCCGAAAAAAGCCTTTGAATTAGCCTGGCAGATTGATCACCACGGAAGTGCAATTGTCTTTCAAGGTGACATAAAAAACGCTGATGTAATTGGAAAGCAGCTGGCAGCAGGTGGCTTGCGAGTTGAAGTCCGCTACTGA
- a CDS encoding STAS domain-containing protein encodes MLVRARWENGTRILMLSGRFDKFGRVPVETALAAGEGRPCQRVVMDFSRVSSMDSAGIGRLLLLYHSLRRKAMALTVINPKPSVRALLDLAGLATIIPIMQEKPEVRSVA; translated from the coding sequence ATGTTGGTACGAGCACGGTGGGAGAACGGAACGAGAATCTTAATGCTTTCTGGTCGGTTCGATAAATTTGGACGGGTCCCGGTGGAAACGGCGTTGGCGGCGGGAGAGGGACGACCTTGCCAGCGCGTCGTCATGGATTTTTCACGAGTATCGTCTATGGATAGTGCAGGCATTGGAAGACTGTTGTTGCTCTATCATTCGCTTCGAAGGAAAGCCATGGCCTTGACGGTGATCAATCCAAAGCCTTCTGTGAGGGCACTTTTGGATCTGGCGGGTTTAGCCACCATTATTCCGATTATGCAGGAAAAGCCTGAAGTCCGATCGGTTGCCTGA
- a CDS encoding ABC transporter permease, with protein MAGTGGTGLARPSGTMLNNRSDTPSAFPVKLSLLSASLFLGLFFFLPLILVFGVSLASRGMYGGITWIPTWENYQRVFDPLVGVIFFRSLFLAGLTTFICAVVGFPLAYCLARASRPWQLILLTLVMVPFWTNFLVRTYAWVLILRADGILNGLLIRLGLVDEPLSLLFTNLSVFVGLVYGYLPFMVLPLVVAIERISPQLEDAAFDLYASMAGMFRHVLLPLSAPGFLAGGVLVFIPSLGAFITPYLLGGGQNMMLGTFIQQEFLVARDWPFGSALSFGLMGTVLLLWFLLGRTSVEKDPS; from the coding sequence ATGGCGGGCACAGGAGGGACTGGTCTTGCCCGCCCATCCGGCACCATGCTGAACAATCGTTCCGACACACCTTCCGCTTTTCCTGTCAAACTGTCCCTCCTATCGGCAAGTCTCTTTTTAGGCCTGTTCTTTTTTCTCCCGCTGATATTGGTCTTTGGTGTCAGTCTGGCGAGTCGGGGAATGTATGGGGGAATTACCTGGATCCCCACCTGGGAAAATTATCAACGTGTCTTCGATCCGCTTGTGGGAGTGATATTTTTCCGTTCTCTTTTCTTGGCGGGATTGACGACTTTCATCTGTGCGGTGGTGGGGTTTCCCTTGGCGTATTGTCTGGCCAGGGCCTCCCGGCCCTGGCAACTCATATTACTGACTCTTGTGATGGTTCCATTTTGGACCAATTTTTTGGTTCGCACCTATGCGTGGGTGCTAATCCTTCGAGCGGACGGTATTCTGAATGGCCTGTTAATCAGGTTGGGATTGGTGGATGAGCCACTTTCTCTATTATTCACCAATCTGTCGGTATTCGTGGGACTGGTTTATGGCTATCTGCCCTTCATGGTGCTTCCTCTGGTGGTGGCCATAGAACGTATTTCTCCGCAATTGGAGGATGCGGCGTTTGACTTATATGCGTCCATGGCCGGGATGTTTCGACATGTGCTGCTTCCCCTCAGTGCTCCGGGTTTTCTGGCCGGTGGGGTATTGGTCTTTATTCCTTCCCTCGGGGCCTTTATTACGCCCTATCTGTTGGGGGGAGGACAAAACATGATGCTGGGGACTTTCATTCAACAAGAGTTTCTGGTCGCACGAGACTGGCCGTTTGGATCCGCGCTTTCTTTCGGATTAATGGGAACGGTCCTTCTCCTCTGGTTTCTGTTGGGTCGTACGTCCGTTGAGAAGGATCCGTCATGA
- a CDS encoding STAS domain-containing protein: MSTMPTQPTPIDDMHVITFGACFDGSAEPALEAAVLQVQEIQGKHIILNMEALTTLNSRALGKLFLTYHHLNRKHIRLSMVNPKPAVREMLAFVNFPQIVPIYDSVDAVVAFEQRHMESSALPQRPG; encoded by the coding sequence ATGTCTACGATGCCTACCCAACCGACTCCCATTGACGATATGCATGTTATTACATTCGGGGCATGCTTTGATGGGTCTGCGGAACCTGCTTTAGAGGCGGCTGTCTTACAAGTGCAGGAAATACAGGGCAAGCACATCATTCTGAATATGGAAGCTTTGACCACCCTGAATAGTCGTGCCTTAGGCAAACTATTTCTCACCTATCATCACCTCAATCGGAAGCACATTCGACTCAGTATGGTCAATCCAAAGCCGGCAGTCCGTGAAATGTTAGCATTTGTCAATTTTCCGCAGATCGTGCCTATCTATGATTCGGTCGATGCCGTGGTGGCCTTTGAGCAACGACACATGGAATCTTCCGCCCTTCCACAGCGACCCGGGTGA
- a CDS encoding polyamine ABC transporter substrate-binding protein — MSHLISLYVVLLALLVAGGCSESSTSPESPSSRHSTLYYFTWSDYVDPGVVAKFEATRGVRVVIDTFSSNEELLAKVQSGMTGYDVVVPSDFMAGIMGRLGLLAELDPAKIPHVQDLEPHLRQLSFDPTNRFAIPYLWGTVGMGYNADVVTEPPTSWEALWDPKFSGRISLLNDEREVFGMALQTLGYSLNSVDPQAIQQAKHKLMRQKPLVKAYTSEQFDQLLVAGEVVLAHAWGGPIARAMREHPSIRYALPQEGGMMWTDCLAVLASSRQQALAMDFINYLLDEDVALATSQRLLFASANRHVRDRLPADIRTNTAVYPPSDMLARMEWLEDVQEAIRYYDRAWTELKVH, encoded by the coding sequence GTGAGTCATCTGATATCCCTGTATGTCGTCCTCTTGGCCCTCCTGGTGGCGGGAGGATGTTCGGAATCTTCGACATCCCCGGAATCCCCATCTTCCCGGCATTCTACACTGTATTATTTCACGTGGTCCGATTATGTGGATCCTGGTGTGGTGGCCAAATTTGAAGCGACCCGAGGGGTTCGGGTGGTGATTGATACCTTTAGTAGCAATGAAGAGTTACTAGCCAAAGTGCAGAGCGGCATGACCGGGTATGATGTCGTGGTGCCATCTGATTTTATGGCGGGCATCATGGGACGGTTGGGATTGCTGGCTGAGTTGGATCCGGCAAAAATTCCTCATGTGCAGGACCTGGAGCCTCACCTCCGACAGCTCTCGTTTGATCCCACAAACCGGTTTGCCATTCCCTATTTATGGGGCACGGTTGGAATGGGGTATAATGCTGATGTAGTGACGGAGCCGCCAACCAGTTGGGAGGCTTTATGGGATCCGAAATTTTCCGGTCGAATCAGCTTGCTGAATGATGAACGGGAAGTCTTTGGGATGGCACTTCAGACGTTAGGCTACTCGCTCAATAGTGTCGATCCCCAGGCCATTCAACAAGCCAAACACAAGTTGATGAGGCAAAAGCCATTGGTCAAGGCCTATACGAGTGAACAGTTCGACCAACTTCTCGTGGCCGGTGAAGTGGTGTTAGCGCATGCCTGGGGCGGGCCAATCGCCAGGGCGATGCGTGAGCACCCGTCAATCCGGTATGCCCTCCCCCAGGAAGGCGGAATGATGTGGACGGATTGTCTGGCGGTCTTGGCCAGTTCCCGTCAACAAGCCCTGGCGATGGACTTTATCAATTATCTTTTAGATGAAGATGTGGCGCTTGCCACATCGCAGCGACTATTATTTGCCTCAGCCAATCGCCATGTTCGGGATCGTCTGCCGGCAGACATTCGCACGAATACAGCTGTCTATCCGCCAAGTGATATGCTTGCCCGAATGGAGTGGTTGGAGGATGTGCAGGAGGCCATTCGCTATTATGATCGAGCCTGGACAGAGCTGAAAGTACACTAG
- a CDS encoding GDP-mannose 4,6-dehydratase: MGKTILVTGAAGFIGSHAVEALVRRGDQVIGLDNLNDYYDPVRKEKNLREVTEHAKTGKWPGTFQFLKGDIRDRELVAHLFSDHHFDAVIHLAAMAGVRVSIDDPALYYDVNVMGTMALLDACVGRIGSQGKNSPSPTFVFASTSSVYGNTKIIPFVPEDSCDKPLAPYAASKRASELLGYTYHHLYGLDCTVFRFFTVYGPRGRPDMMAYKVLDNIFTGCEVPLYNNGNMHRDWTYVEDIVSGLVAAVDHPMGYEILNLGRGEPVLLVDFVKGIEQLTGRQAQLVPAPMLDADIAYTFADISKTRRLLGYDPQTSVPEGVGKFWVWYQSEILQDPASKL, from the coding sequence GTGGGTAAAACGATATTGGTAACCGGTGCTGCGGGATTTATTGGAAGCCATGCAGTGGAAGCATTGGTCAGACGTGGAGATCAAGTAATTGGTCTTGATAATCTCAATGATTACTATGATCCTGTCCGTAAAGAGAAAAACCTTCGAGAGGTAACCGAACATGCCAAAACCGGCAAATGGCCTGGCACGTTTCAGTTTCTCAAAGGAGATATTCGTGATCGAGAGTTGGTTGCACATCTTTTCTCTGATCATCATTTTGACGCTGTCATCCATTTAGCGGCGATGGCTGGTGTTCGCGTGTCTATTGATGATCCTGCGCTGTATTACGATGTCAATGTGATGGGAACGATGGCCTTATTGGATGCGTGTGTGGGGCGGATTGGTTCACAGGGCAAAAATTCGCCTTCCCCAACGTTTGTGTTTGCATCAACATCTTCGGTGTATGGCAATACAAAGATAATTCCCTTTGTTCCGGAAGATTCGTGTGATAAACCGCTTGCCCCCTATGCGGCGAGTAAACGAGCAAGTGAATTGCTAGGGTATACCTATCACCACTTGTATGGTCTGGATTGCACCGTTTTTCGATTTTTTACCGTGTATGGCCCTCGTGGTCGTCCCGATATGATGGCCTATAAAGTCTTAGATAACATATTCACCGGCTGTGAAGTCCCCCTCTATAACAATGGAAACATGCATCGAGATTGGACGTATGTCGAAGATATTGTCAGTGGCCTGGTTGCGGCGGTTGACCATCCGATGGGGTATGAAATTTTGAATCTTGGACGAGGCGAGCCGGTTCTTCTTGTTGACTTTGTCAAAGGCATTGAACAATTGACCGGACGCCAGGCACAGCTCGTTCCCGCCCCTATGTTAGATGCCGATATCGCCTACACTTTTGCCGATATCTCCAAGACTCGCAGGCTATTGGGGTATGATCCGCAAACATCCGTGCCGGAGGGAGTCGGTAAATTCTGGGTCTGGTATCAATCGGAGATTTTACAGGACCCAGCCTCAAAGCTCTGA
- a CDS encoding ABC transporter ATP-binding protein — protein sequence MNESVVLDKVIKTHGLVRAVDHVSLSIQSGEFFSILGPSGSGKTTILRLIAGLDRPDQGDIVIQQRVVTLDPPHKRPVNMVFQHYALFPHLSVFENVAFGLHMKGEGQANIHTAVSHMLALVRLQGKEKRLPGQLSGGEQQRVALARALVNRPVVLLLDEPLAALDQQLRQEMQGELKRLQREVKATFICVTHQQDEALMLSDRIAVMQGGKVLQVGTPQEIYDRPVSSMVAQFIGLSNVLSGTIASCEGGWCRVDHDVLAPVKVTCSPHKSLQGAVTVMIRPERLHVSSDMSPNGYENRLPAIVHQVAFSGNEVVYHVRLRDEAIWMARVPIAEAQARPLAVGQPVYVQWRAQEGLVLPAHPAPC from the coding sequence GTGAATGAAAGCGTCGTACTCGATAAGGTTATCAAAACTCATGGCCTCGTGCGGGCGGTGGATCATGTGTCATTGTCTATCCAAAGCGGAGAGTTTTTTTCTATATTGGGTCCGAGCGGGTCAGGGAAAACCACCATCCTTCGATTAATTGCCGGATTAGATCGACCCGACCAAGGGGACATTGTTATTCAGCAACGTGTTGTCACCTTAGATCCTCCTCATAAGCGACCGGTAAATATGGTGTTTCAGCACTATGCCCTCTTTCCGCATCTGTCAGTGTTTGAGAATGTGGCTTTCGGTTTACACATGAAAGGGGAAGGTCAAGCCAATATTCACACGGCGGTGAGTCACATGTTGGCTCTGGTGCGTCTGCAAGGAAAGGAGAAGCGCCTGCCAGGGCAATTGTCGGGAGGGGAACAGCAACGGGTGGCGCTCGCACGAGCCCTAGTGAATCGTCCCGTGGTCCTGCTATTGGATGAGCCCTTGGCTGCTTTGGACCAGCAGTTACGTCAGGAGATGCAAGGAGAGCTGAAGCGGTTACAAAGGGAGGTGAAAGCCACATTTATTTGCGTGACTCATCAGCAGGATGAGGCCCTCATGCTGTCTGATCGAATTGCGGTCATGCAGGGTGGGAAGGTCTTGCAAGTGGGGACGCCGCAGGAGATCTATGATCGTCCCGTATCTTCGATGGTGGCTCAGTTTATCGGTCTTTCCAATGTCTTATCCGGTACGATTGCCTCCTGTGAAGGTGGATGGTGTCGGGTTGATCATGACGTCTTGGCACCCGTGAAGGTCACGTGTTCACCGCATAAATCTCTCCAGGGGGCTGTCACGGTTATGATTCGCCCAGAGCGCCTCCATGTGTCCTCTGACATGTCGCCCAACGGATATGAGAATAGGCTTCCGGCGATTGTGCACCAAGTGGCTTTTTCCGGGAATGAAGTGGTCTATCATGTCCGGCTTCGAGACGAGGCGATCTGGATGGCTCGTGTGCCAATCGCCGAAGCGCAGGCCAGGCCATTGGCCGTTGGTCAGCCGGTATATGTACAATGGCGGGCACAGGAGGGACTGGTCTTGCCCGCCCATCCGGCACCATGCTGA
- a CDS encoding STAS domain-containing protein, protein MLQVCEKMNHQSTVIIFTGRFDRQSTIGIGDLILGTKGMRCQHIILDFMGITGIDSVGLGLLYLWYHKLQPERIGLSIVGPSPNVRAALEGCHLPDCIPVYASEHEAVRQKIYS, encoded by the coding sequence ATGCTCCAAGTCTGCGAAAAAATGAATCACCAATCCACCGTTATCATCTTCACGGGACGGTTTGATCGACAATCAACAATTGGTATCGGGGACCTGATACTCGGCACCAAAGGCATGAGATGTCAACACATCATCCTGGATTTCATGGGCATCACCGGAATTGACTCAGTGGGTCTCGGGCTCTTATATCTCTGGTACCATAAACTACAACCCGAACGCATTGGGCTAAGTATCGTGGGGCCTTCTCCTAACGTCCGAGCCGCACTGGAAGGCTGCCACCTTCCCGACTGCATTCCTGTCTATGCCTCCGAGCACGAGGCGGTGCGACAGAAAATCTACAGTTAG